DNA from Armatimonadota bacterium:
CGACGTGGAGGAACCGCTGGTCGAGGTGGTGAGCGACCGCGAGGCGGTGGTGGCCGGGCGCATGCACCTGGAGGAGGTGAACGACCTCCTCCACCTGGCCCTCCCCGTCGGCGAGGTGGATACCATCGGCGGCTTCGTCACCAGCCTGCTGGGGCGCGTCCCCGAGGCGGGAGAGCGCGTCGCCTACGACGGGGTGGAGATCGTCGTGGAGCGCGTGGACGGGCCGCGGGTCGCCGCCGTGCGCATCCGCCGGGTGCCGGAGGGGGCGCCCGTGGCGCGCGCGGCCGGGGGCCCCGAGGCGTAGTGCGCCACCGCCTGCGCACCTACCTGATCGCCGGCCTGCTGGTCGTCCTGCCACTGGCGGTCACCTTCCTGGTCCTGCGCTGGCTCTTCACCACGCTGGACAGCGTCCTGCTGCCGCTCTTCCGGCGGCTGGGGTGGAACGTCCCGGGGCTCGGGCTCATCGCCGGGGTCGCGCTGATCCTGCTGGTGGGGGCGGTGGCCAGCAACATGCTGGGGCGGCGGGTCATCGCCTGGATCGAGGGACTGGTGTTGCGCCTGCCGCTGGCCCGGACGATCTACTCCTCCATCCGCGACCTGAGCAGCTCGATCCTGGGGGACCGCCGGGCGGCCTTCCAGCAGGTCGTCCTCATCGAGTGGCCGCGCCGGGGGACCTATGCGCTCGGTTTCATCACAGGGCGGCATGCGGGTCCGGGGGGCGAGGCGGTGCACGTCTTCGTCCCCGGCACTCCCAACCCCACCGCCGGGTTCGTGGTCATCACCCGGCCCGACGAAGCGGTCCCGGTGGCCCTCACCGTCGAGGAGGCGCTGCGCTTCATCATCTCCGGCGGCATGTCCCGTCCGCCGGAGGCGCTCGTCGCCGCCATCGGCCAGCGACGACGGGAGGAGGTGGCCTCGTGACACCCCGGGGCGCCGCCGCGGCCCGCGCGACGGCGGTCCGGCCGGTGCGGGGGGCCGGCGCCACCCCCGCAGCCCTGGTGGCCGCGGCGCGCGCATCCCGCCGCCGGGCGTACGCGCCCTACTCCGGCTACCGCGTGGGGGCCGCCGTGCTGACCGCCGACGGGGCGGTCTTTACCGGGGCCAACGTGGAGAACGCGTCGTACGGGCTCTCGCTGTGCGCCGAGCGTGCGGCCATCATCACGGCCGTGGCGGCCGGGCACCGCCGCCTGCGCGCCGTGGCCGTGGCCGTGGGCGGGCCCGAGGCCGCCCCCTGCGGGGCCTGCCGCCAGGTGATGGCGGAGTTTGGGGTGACGGAGGTCTACCTGGCCGGTCGGGGCGGGCGGGTGCAGGTGCGCCGGCTCGCGGACCTCCTGCCGGGTGCGTTCACCCGCGCCGCGCTGGCGGCCGCCCGGCCCCGGGCCCGCGACCGCGGTACCCGCACCCCGGCTCATGCCGGACGGACCCCGCGCCGCGCCCGCCCCCGTCGC
Protein-coding regions in this window:
- a CDS encoding DUF502 domain-containing protein, with translation MRHRLRTYLIAGLLVVLPLAVTFLVLRWLFTTLDSVLLPLFRRLGWNVPGLGLIAGVALILLVGAVASNMLGRRVIAWIEGLVLRLPLARTIYSSIRDLSSSILGDRRAAFQQVVLIEWPRRGTYALGFITGRHAGPGGEAVHVFVPGTPNPTAGFVVITRPDEAVPVALTVEEALRFIISGGMSRPPEALVAAIGQRRREEVAS
- a CDS encoding cytidine deaminase, coding for MTPRGAAAARATAVRPVRGAGATPAALVAAARASRRRAYAPYSGYRVGAAVLTADGAVFTGANVENASYGLSLCAERAAIITAVAAGHRRLRAVAVAVGGPEAAPCGACRQVMAEFGVTEVYLAGRGGRVQVRRLADLLPGAFTRAALAAARPRARDRGTRTPAHAGRTPRRARPRR